In Bactrocera oleae isolate idBacOlea1 chromosome 5, idBacOlea1, whole genome shotgun sequence, a genomic segment contains:
- the LOC106623048 gene encoding uncharacterized protein produces MFEIKSALNRITSTPRILPSKSQFTLLLLLPLLCCAPTLQNAITEPKSTNNTTTTTPEDTASSGSHFVPHRFSSSNNITILHEVHELHSATERPLVLNTHEVLPVKPLKKKPYTLLDKTIFPDYEKPRPLKEYELHPVTFDFNLSDLEDLEHETVKKGDLSAEEKHLLRNADEAGLSYSERVLPFEDIESGIALAGVPATEVTLSVYTTEVTSLPTENATPVSTTTTVAPIITTPNVVATISPHIFKVHKNKTLKKGRELLKQEDEMPKNAGNNFNSISHYFGADPVVGEVNATAASLQTANFFQIITNLYDHFYWQASEIHTKVTTACGLEMQAYLTGLHGNFNWAQRAYDASGRYRGQLLFGNDKWLGQKNFCYELNRQLNPDERKHFEFEFFAALVALRLWMPQQLNVNLQLGECLPRSCSVHDVQAILTLDPHVQMLVTLNTAAAMHAQHNQSIGHSDNNNNSNTSSSNNHTIIQVLHVRIVPGLFSYWRELKFQIFLSFMLTLLLLVITATWYQAKLNQLQFTAPHISAISAKIDAVMAATAAGGIVTLDAGAAGTYTSNVSNSGSLKSTRGHQAPAFEVYQMSTLNDNNNVPDIEADVNGNKTVNNGTNAGHVNGHSNGSAAAAATTNGAGGSGSSNSSSVRRPHGELSASEVGKSHLADYRLETGSNVGASSTYEAKRQLSLHEQLLLCFAFQTNAGTILNMTENKEQQTSCVHGLRVFSVLWTIMVHTYLQMFTIGENRFQRNIVERSIWYQFVGNATFSVDTFFFISGFLLTLIFLKQDKKYPDDTGPYVRYSLKETGFVLLYRYIRLTPAYLFVILFNDFALRQTFNNSVFQPNVAADTCSSYWWRNILYINNFYPLSEICMIWSWYMANDMQFFVMASLLLVLSTRYFKTAAIIVCAFLLSSWGVSGIISLNYRYTHKVANPFESFDFLYDKPWQRVGTYIMGMLAGLIIYKVKKPPPLSKRTHYLLWLGSWSLLAIIIFGVWNGELSRLMTAFYVSIGHTAFGVGLIWIVLSCCWGIAPTANRILSYRGLWPLSRLTYCTYLIHPVIMLITSFRMSGVVHLNNLFVMTIFLGNAVASFGVAFFISVLFEAPVIRILKIFYRK; encoded by the exons ATGTTCGAGATCAAGTCAGCGCTAAATCGGATAACTTCTACACCCCGCATACTCCCGTCCAAATCACAATTCACACTACTGCTACTGTTACCACTACTATGCTGCGCACCGACGCTTCAAAACGCCATCACAGAACCCAAGAGTACCAACAACACTACCACAACAACACCGGAAGACACCGCCAGCTCGGGCAGTCACTTCGTGCCGCATCGTTTttccagcagcaacaacataacCATACTACACGAAGTGCACGAACTGCATAGCGCGACAGAACGACCACTCGTGCTCAATACACACGAAGTTTTGCCGGTAAAACCATTAAAGAAGAAACCCTACACGTTACTGGACAAAACAATCTTCCCTGACTATGAGAAACCACGTCCGCTCAAGGAATACGAGCTGCATCCGGTAACTTTCGACTTCAATTTAAGCGATTTGGAGGATCTCGAGCATGAGACCGTGAAGAAAGGTGACCTCAGCGCTGAGGAGAAGCATTTGCTACGCAACGCCGATGAAGCGGGACTTAGCTATAGCGAACGCGTGCTGCCATTTGAGGATATTGAAAGCGGCATAGCATTGGCGGGAGTGCCCGCGACCGAGGTAACGCTAAGTGTTTACACCACAGAGGTGACAAGTTTGCCCACGGAGAATGCCACACCGGTGAGCACCACCACTACCGTTGCGCCAATTATTACCACACCCAATGTTGTGGCTACCATAAGTCCACACATATTTAAGGTgcataagaataaaacattGAAGAAAGGTCGCGAACTACTTAAACAGGAAGATGAGATGCCAAAGAACGCAGGCAATAATTTCAATAGTATAAGCCATTATTTTGGCGCGGATCCAGTTGTGGGTGAAGTGAATGCAACGGCAGCTAGTCTGCAAACGGCGAATTTCTTTCAAATCATCACCAATTTGTATGACCACTTCTATTGGCAAGCTTCGGAAATACACACTAAGGTTACCACCGCTTGTGGGCTCGAGATGCAGGCATATTTGACGGGTCTGCATGGCAATTTCAACTGGGCGCAGAGAG CTTACGATGCCTCCGGTCGTTACCGGGGACAATTACTTTTCGGCAATGACAAGTGGCTGGGGCAGAAGAACTTTTGCTATGAACTAAATCGTCAATTAAACCCGGATGAGCGTAAACATttcgaatttgaattttttgcggCATTGGTAGCGTTACGTTTGTGGATGCCACAGCAATTG AACGTCAACCTTCAATTAGGCGAATGCTTGCCACGCTCCTGCAGCGTACACGATGTACAAGCCATACTCACATTAGACCCGCATGTTCAAATGCTAGTAACATTAAACACCGCGGCTGCCATGCATGCACAACACAATCAAAGCATCGGCCACagcgacaacaataacaatagcaacactAGCAGCAGCAATAACCACACGATAATACAAGTATTGCATGTGCGTATAGTACCCGGCTTATTTAGCTATTGGCGTGagctaaaatttcaaatatttct AAGTTTTATGTTGACGCTCTTGCTGCTCGTCATCACAGCCACTTGGTATCAGGCGAAACTGAATCAACTGCAATTCACCGCGCCGCACATATCAGCCATAAGCGCGAAAATTGATGCCGTCATGGCTGCCACAGCCGCAGGTGGCATTGTGACGCTGGATGCCGGCGCTGCGGGTACCTACACCAGCAATGTCTCAAATAGTGGCAGCCTAAAATCAACGCGAGGTCACCAAGCGCCGGCCTTCGAAGTGTATCAGATGAGCACGCTGAACGATAACAATAATGTGCCTGACATTGAGGCCGACGTGAATGGCAATAAAACGGTAAACAACGGTACTAATGCTGGACATGTCAATGGGCATAGCAATGGCAGCGCGGcggctgcagcaacaacaaatggcgCTGGCGGCAGTGGTAGTAGCAATAGCAGTAGCGTACGCCGCCCACACGGCGAATTGTCAGCGTCGGAGGTCGGAAAGTCACATTTAGCCGATTATCGGCTGGAGACGGGCAGCAATGTGGGTGCGAGCAGCACGTATGAAGCGAAGAGGCAACtga GTTTGCATGAACAGCTTTTACTATGTTTTGCATTTCAAACAAATGCCGGCACCATACTAAATATGACCGAGAACAAAGAG caaCAAACCTCTTGCGTACATGGCTTGCGTGTCTTCTCCGTGCTGTGGACAATAATggtgcatacgtatttgcaaaTGTTTACCATCGGTGAAAATAGa TTTCAACGCAACATCGTCGAACGCTCAATTTGGTATCAGTTTGTGGGTAACGCCACTTTTTCGGTTGATACATTCTTCTTCATCAGCGGTTTCCTGCTCACACTAATCTTTTTGAAACAGGATAAAAAGTATCCGGATGATACTGGCCCATATGTGCGGTACAGCTTGAAGGAGACTGGTTTCGTATTGCTTTACCGTTATATACGCTTGACACCagcatatttgtttgtaataCTCTTCAACGATTTCGCATTGCG CCAAACTTTCAACAACTCCGTCTTCCAGCCGAATGTTGCCGCGGACACTTGCAGCAGCTATTGGTGGCGCAATATACTCTATATCAATAATTTCTATCCGCTCAGTGAGATTTGCATGATCTGGAGTTGGTATATGGCTaatgatatgcaattttttgtgaTGGCTTCACTGCTGTTGGTGCTCTCCACGAG ATACTTCAAAACTGCCGCAATCATTGTCTGTGCGTTTTTACTGAGCTCCTGGGGCGTATCGGGTATCATTTCATTGAATTACCGTTATACACACAAGGTGGCCAATCCATTTGAATCATTCGACTTTCTCTACGACAAGCCATGGCAGCGTGTTGGCACTTATATAATGG GCATGCTAGCCGGCCTCATAATCTACAAAGTGAAAAAACCACCGCCGCTTAGTAAGCGCACCCACTATTTACTCTGGCTCGGCAGCTGGTCGCTATTGGCGATCATAATTTTCGGCGTGTGGAATGGCGAGCTGAGTCGTCTCATGACGGCGTTCTATGTTAGCATCGGCCACACAG CCTTCGGTGTTGGCCTCATCTGGATCGTTTTGTCCTGCTGCTGGGGCATTGCGCCTACCGCCAATCGTATACTCTCCTATCGTGGCCTTTGGCCGCTCTCACGCCTCACCTATTGCACTTACCTCATACACCCAGTCATAATGCTAATCACATCGTTTCGCATGAGTGGCGTCGTTCATCTGAATAATCTTTTCGTAATGACAATTTTTCTGGGGAATGCGGTCGCCTCCTTTGGTGTGGCATTCTTCATTTCGGTTTTATTCGAGGCGCCAGTCATACGGATATTGAAGATTTTTTATCGCAAATAG